One window of Leptolyngbya sp. CCY15150 genomic DNA carries:
- a CDS encoding DUF2232 domain-containing protein produces MSSASEHDYVDPKSGATPEGGDAQNPTPPSGRPAQGDDDRNWADPTTRDSDLGDTSLQAAIAVDLKPPHMNTTVPPLSLVETAFLSSAAGLIWLVSYYLSLSPWMRIFFPTPIALVYLRWGGRAAWMAALVTSLLLSVLMGPYLSLLFFIPYGLLGVQLGALWKRGAPWSVSIGLGTLISTLSFFFRIWLLSIFLGEDIWLYLTNRIADFVDWLTAILVSWGILGIGAYGRPDLTLVQLLTLGAVILSDLVYLFTVHLGAWVLLSRLGNPIPDPPEWVQILLEEES; encoded by the coding sequence ATGAGTAGTGCTTCCGAACATGACTATGTAGACCCCAAGTCTGGCGCAACACCGGAGGGGGGCGATGCCCAGAATCCCACACCACCAAGCGGACGTCCAGCGCAGGGTGACGACGATCGCAACTGGGCTGACCCAACGACTCGGGATAGCGATCTAGGAGATACCTCGCTCCAGGCAGCGATCGCTGTGGATCTAAAACCGCCGCACATGAACACCACCGTTCCGCCCCTCAGCCTTGTGGAAACGGCCTTTTTGTCTAGCGCGGCCGGATTAATTTGGCTGGTGAGCTACTACCTCAGCCTCAGCCCCTGGATGCGCATCTTTTTTCCCACCCCCATCGCCTTGGTCTATCTGCGCTGGGGCGGGCGGGCGGCTTGGATGGCGGCGCTGGTGACCAGCTTGCTGCTGTCGGTGCTCATGGGCCCCTACCTCAGCTTGCTGTTCTTCATTCCCTACGGTCTTTTGGGCGTTCAGTTAGGGGCCTTGTGGAAACGCGGCGCGCCTTGGAGCGTGTCTATTGGTCTGGGTACCCTGATTTCAACCCTCAGCTTCTTCTTCCGCATCTGGCTGCTGTCGATTTTCCTTGGTGAAGATATTTGGCTGTACCTCACCAATCGCATTGCTGATTTTGTGGATTGGCTGACCGCCATCCTTGTCAGTTGGGGCATTCTGGGCATTGGTGCCTATGGTCGCCCTGACCTCACCTTGGTGCAGCTTCTCACCTTGGGCGCAGTGATTTTAAGCGATTTGGTCTATCTCTTTACGGTGCACCTGGGAGCTTGGGTGTTGCTCAGCCGTCTTGGTAATCCCATTCCCGATCCGCCGGAGTGGGTGCAGATCTTGCTAGAGGAGGAAAGCTAG